From Candidatus Edwardsbacteria bacterium RifOxyA12_full_54_48, a single genomic window includes:
- a CDS encoding FMN reductase — translation MKVVAFNGSPRPNGNTAALIRYVFEELEKEGIVTKLVQLGGQNIHGCRACYRCVQNRDKKCAYDDDMLNSCIGEMLAADGIIIGSPTYYSNVSSETKALIDRAGLVSGVNGHLLKRKAGAAVVAVRRAGATNTFDAINKFFLISEMIVPGSSYWNLGIGREPGAVKEDQEGLDTMRVLGQNLAWLLKKINS, via the coding sequence ATGAAAGTCGTCGCCTTCAACGGCAGCCCCAGGCCCAACGGCAACACCGCCGCCCTGATCCGCTACGTCTTCGAAGAGCTGGAAAAGGAAGGCATCGTCACCAAACTGGTCCAGCTGGGCGGCCAGAACATCCACGGATGCCGGGCCTGCTATAGATGCGTTCAGAACAGGGATAAGAAGTGCGCCTACGATGACGACATGCTCAATAGCTGCATCGGGGAGATGCTGGCGGCCGACGGGATCATCATCGGATCGCCCACCTACTACTCCAACGTCAGCTCCGAGACCAAGGCCCTGATCGACCGGGCCGGTCTGGTGAGCGGGGTCAACGGGCACCTGCTGAAAAGAAAGGCCGGGGCCGCGGTGGTGGCGGTGCGCCGGGCCGGGGCCACCAACACCTTCGACGCCATCAACAAGTTCTTCCTGATCAGCGAGATGATCGTCCCCGGCTCCTCATACTGGAACCTGGGCATCGGCCGGGAGCCGGGCGCGGTCAAAGAGGACCAGGAGGGCCTGGACACCATGCGGGTGCTGGGACAGAACCTGGCCTGGCTATTGAAGAAGATAAACTCATAA
- a CDS encoding 4Fe-4S ferredoxin encodes MPSKVYFTSFRETPEQNIYQKLDRLMDRLPVSSAFQKGDLVAVKVHFGERGNTAFIPSYFVRRVVDRIKESGGKPFVTDANTLYVGSRSNSVDHLETAAMHGFTRDTLGCPVLIADGLRGGAYVEVDIDGRHFKKVKLAHDLVRADSIVCVTHFKGHELAGFGGSIKNLGMGGGARGGKLAMHSDIAPQIKAEKCIACGKCAANCPADAIAIGKYAVIDPKKCIGCGSCIVVCPTQAVRNGWDSGAQKMQEKMVEHLAGFVKHKKDRIAYLNFIMNVSPACDCYGHADHPIVPDLGIAASLDPVAVDAASNALVMASAGYKDSELKNALEPGSDKFRDIYPEVDWNVQLDHAEKMGLGSKKYELVLI; translated from the coding sequence ATGCCAAGCAAAGTATATTTCACCAGTTTCCGGGAGACCCCGGAGCAGAACATCTATCAAAAACTGGACCGGCTGATGGACCGGCTGCCGGTCTCCTCGGCCTTCCAGAAAGGCGACCTGGTGGCGGTCAAGGTGCATTTCGGCGAGCGGGGTAACACCGCCTTCATCCCCTCCTATTTCGTCCGCCGGGTGGTTGACAGGATCAAGGAGTCCGGCGGCAAACCCTTCGTCACCGACGCCAATACCCTGTATGTCGGCTCCCGCTCCAACTCGGTGGACCACCTGGAGACCGCAGCCATGCACGGCTTCACCCGCGACACCCTGGGCTGCCCGGTGCTGATCGCCGACGGCCTGCGGGGCGGGGCCTATGTCGAGGTGGATATCGACGGCCGGCACTTTAAGAAGGTCAAGCTGGCCCACGACCTGGTCAGGGCCGACTCCATCGTCTGCGTCACCCATTTCAAGGGGCACGAACTGGCCGGCTTCGGCGGCTCCATCAAGAACCTGGGAATGGGCGGCGGGGCCCGGGGCGGCAAGCTGGCCATGCACTCAGACATCGCCCCGCAGATCAAGGCCGAAAAATGCATCGCCTGCGGCAAATGCGCCGCCAACTGCCCGGCCGACGCCATTGCTATCGGCAAATATGCCGTGATAGATCCCAAAAAATGCATCGGCTGCGGATCCTGCATCGTGGTCTGCCCCACCCAGGCAGTCCGCAACGGCTGGGACAGCGGGGCCCAGAAGATGCAGGAGAAGATGGTGGAGCACCTGGCGGGCTTTGTGAAGCACAAGAAGGACCGGATCGCCTATCTGAATTTCATCATGAACGTCTCCCCGGCCTGCGATTGCTACGGCCACGCCGACCACCCCATCGTGCCGGACCTGGGCATTGCCGCCTCGCTGGACCCGGTGGCGGTGGACGCCGCCAGCAACGCCCTGGTGATGGCCTCGGCCGGGTACAAGGACTCGGAACTGAAGAACGCCCTGGAGCCGGGCAGCGACAAATTCCGCGATATCTATCCCGAGGTGGATTGGAATGTCCAGTTGGATCATGCCGAAAAGATGGGGTTGGGCAGCAAGAAGTATGAACTGGTTTTGATCTAA
- a CDS encoding DNA repair protein RecN produces the protein MLKKLTVKDYALIDSLEVEFSPGLNILTGETGAGKSILIGALGLVLGERADSDSVRSGAKAAMVEAEFHLTDLGAVKTIFGELDIDWSDELLIRREVSPAGKSRAFVNDSPVTLANLKRIGDAVLDMHGQHEHQSLLYEERHLDYLDGFAKTRPERTAAGELFHQYQKIRSELEALRNKEQLTREKLDLYNFQIKEIGSASLAEGEEEGLESEKTILENSEKLFSLASAGYQLLYQQDGSITEQFSALERSVEEIAGIDPRLESTLKAVTSVNDQIEEVARDLRKYRDGISFDPQRLEEIRNRLDLIRTLKKKYSGRENSITAVLAHYEKIKAEVDSVEHGEENIKKLEVQLEAQRRDLEKACLALSEKRQAAARKMARDVVAQLKDLGMEKAAFKVDVAQVEEAEGIVHHNKKQLKADATGIDSVRFLISPNPGEELKPLAKIASGGEISRVMLAIKTILSEADAVPVLVFDEIDAGIGGRIAEAVGVKLKEISSARQVLCITHLPQIASLAKSHFLVSKDEQKGRTITSVNVLSEKERIEEIARMLGGSKITETTLKHAREMIEKQ, from the coding sequence ATGCTTAAAAAACTCACCGTAAAAGATTACGCCCTGATAGATTCCCTGGAGGTGGAGTTCTCCCCGGGCCTCAATATCCTCACCGGGGAGACCGGGGCGGGAAAATCCATCCTGATCGGCGCCCTGGGCCTGGTGCTGGGCGAACGGGCCGACAGCGACAGCGTCCGCAGTGGCGCCAAGGCCGCCATGGTGGAGGCCGAATTCCACCTGACGGATCTTGGCGCCGTAAAGACGATCTTCGGCGAATTGGACATCGACTGGTCCGACGAACTGCTGATCCGCCGCGAGGTGTCCCCGGCCGGCAAGAGCCGGGCCTTTGTCAACGACAGCCCGGTCACCCTGGCCAATCTTAAAAGGATCGGTGACGCCGTGCTGGACATGCACGGCCAGCACGAGCACCAATCCCTGCTCTACGAGGAGCGGCATCTGGATTATCTGGACGGCTTTGCCAAGACCCGGCCGGAACGAACAGCCGCCGGAGAACTTTTTCACCAATACCAGAAGATCAGATCAGAACTGGAGGCCTTGCGGAACAAGGAGCAATTGACCAGGGAAAAGCTGGACCTGTATAATTTCCAGATAAAGGAGATCGGATCGGCCTCGCTGGCCGAAGGCGAAGAGGAAGGGCTGGAAAGCGAAAAGACCATTCTGGAGAATTCCGAAAAGCTTTTTTCGCTGGCCTCGGCCGGCTATCAGCTTTTATACCAGCAGGACGGCTCCATCACCGAGCAGTTCAGCGCTTTGGAGCGGTCGGTGGAGGAGATCGCCGGGATCGATCCCCGCCTGGAATCTACTTTGAAGGCCGTAACTTCGGTGAACGACCAGATCGAGGAGGTCGCCCGGGACCTGAGAAAATACCGGGACGGCATCTCTTTCGATCCCCAGCGGTTGGAGGAGATCCGCAACCGGCTGGACCTGATCAGGACCCTCAAGAAAAAATACTCCGGCCGGGAGAATTCCATAACCGCCGTTTTGGCCCATTACGAAAAGATCAAGGCCGAAGTGGATTCGGTGGAGCACGGCGAGGAGAATATCAAAAAACTGGAGGTCCAATTGGAAGCCCAGCGCCGGGACCTGGAAAAGGCCTGTCTGGCATTGTCTGAGAAACGCCAAGCGGCGGCCAGGAAGATGGCCAGGGATGTGGTGGCCCAGCTGAAGGACCTGGGAATGGAAAAGGCCGCCTTCAAGGTTGATGTGGCCCAGGTCGAAGAGGCCGAAGGCATTGTCCACCACAATAAAAAGCAGCTTAAAGCCGACGCAACGGGCATCGATTCCGTACGGTTTTTGATATCCCCCAACCCCGGCGAGGAATTAAAGCCCCTGGCCAAGATCGCCTCCGGCGGCGAGATCTCCCGGGTGATGCTGGCCATCAAGACCATCTTATCGGAGGCCGACGCCGTCCCGGTGCTGGTATTCGACGAGATCGATGCCGGGATCGGTGGCCGGATCGCCGAGGCGGTGGGAGTAAAGCTCAAGGAGATTTCCTCGGCCCGGCAGGTGCTGTGCATCACCCACCTGCCGCAGATAGCCTCTCTGGCCAAGAGCCACTTCCTGGTCAGCAAGGATGAGCAGAAGGGCCGCACCATCACCTCGGTGAATGTCTTAAGCGAAAAGGAGAGGATCGAGGAGATCGCCCGAATGCTGGGCGGCAGCAAGATCACCGAGACCACCCTGAAGCATGCCAGGGAGATGATCGAGAAACAGTAA
- a CDS encoding glutamyl-tRNA(Gln) amidotransferase subunit E, giving the protein MNNRFDPRANYGQTKQSVGYLPRQQATQQTYEAIGFMSGLEVHQQLLTEQKLFCRCPAGIFQKPEEYHAELIRHMRPTLSELGEYDGTALMEFKTRKNIVYHINSRTACTYEVDDTPPFPLNREALDIAIRIALLSKLNIVGEVHITRKQYLDGSIPTGFQRTAIIGVEGEIPLKHKKVRLIQLSLEEDSCREVSDIGHLRVYRTDRLGMPLIETVTYPDMKNPDEVMEACDYIRFLNRSTGMVRTGIGAGREDVNVSCKGGTRVEIKGVSRTKLIPELTHNECFRQWALLKIRDLLKDQVKQQKEWKTRSEPLKPIISKLESRRFKELSNNGSQVMAVNLPGFGGILSHFTQPGKCFASEIADRLKVIACLERPNMACSEDLDPMLADNDWDQVRSLLKSSPDDAQLVFWGPGEDIKTALETIEERCLMAFSGVPNETRKSLPDGTTIFERVLPGADRMYPDTDSKPIPLEDSHIKKLGQDLPTDIIERYRQLKTWGVPEDSHHYLFTHNLYPVIERIIKELGQDPKRTGALFGHYLKYIEGHYQRSPDFSYDRIYDLYKYVTASKLDAEIVKTMLPVVYQYPKMDFGSVLVNLDFKQFSKEEIVSKIPFLKDKYKNIKTSKLPEAEKHWVMGQLRKMAVGNVGLPELMKSI; this is encoded by the coding sequence ATGAACAACCGATTCGATCCCAGGGCAAATTACGGCCAGACCAAACAGTCAGTGGGTTACCTGCCGCGCCAGCAGGCCACCCAGCAGACCTATGAGGCTATCGGGTTCATGTCCGGGTTGGAGGTGCACCAGCAGCTGCTGACCGAACAAAAATTGTTCTGCCGCTGTCCGGCCGGAATATTCCAGAAGCCGGAGGAATACCACGCCGAGCTGATCCGCCACATGCGGCCCACCCTATCGGAGCTGGGGGAGTACGACGGCACCGCCCTGATGGAGTTCAAGACCCGCAAGAACATCGTCTATCACATCAACAGCCGGACCGCCTGCACCTACGAGGTGGACGACACCCCGCCCTTCCCCCTGAACCGGGAGGCCCTGGACATCGCCATCCGCATCGCCCTGCTGTCCAAGCTGAACATCGTGGGCGAGGTGCACATCACCCGCAAGCAGTACCTGGACGGCAGCATCCCCACCGGGTTCCAGCGCACCGCCATCATCGGGGTGGAGGGGGAGATCCCCCTGAAGCACAAGAAGGTGCGCCTGATACAGCTTTCCCTGGAGGAGGATTCCTGCCGCGAAGTGTCGGATATCGGCCACCTGAGGGTCTACCGCACCGACCGTTTGGGCATGCCGCTGATCGAGACCGTCACCTATCCCGACATGAAGAACCCGGACGAGGTGATGGAGGCCTGCGACTACATCCGCTTTCTGAACCGCAGCACCGGGATGGTGCGAACCGGGATCGGGGCGGGCCGGGAGGATGTCAACGTCTCCTGCAAGGGCGGAACCCGGGTGGAGATCAAGGGCGTCTCGCGCACCAAGCTGATCCCGGAACTGACCCATAACGAGTGCTTCCGCCAGTGGGCCCTGCTGAAGATCCGCGACCTGCTCAAGGACCAAGTGAAACAGCAGAAAGAATGGAAGACAAGGTCCGAACCGCTGAAACCCATCATCAGCAAGCTGGAGAGCAGGCGCTTTAAGGAACTGTCAAACAACGGCAGCCAGGTGATGGCGGTCAACCTGCCGGGCTTCGGCGGCATCCTTTCCCACTTCACCCAGCCGGGAAAATGCTTTGCCAGCGAGATCGCCGACCGGCTCAAAGTTATCGCCTGTCTGGAACGGCCCAACATGGCCTGTTCCGAGGACCTGGATCCGATGCTGGCCGATAACGACTGGGACCAGGTCCGCAGCCTGCTGAAGTCCTCGCCCGATGACGCCCAGCTGGTCTTCTGGGGGCCGGGGGAAGACATCAAGACGGCGCTGGAGACCATCGAAGAACGATGCTTAATGGCCTTCTCCGGGGTTCCCAACGAGACCCGCAAATCTCTGCCTGACGGCACCACCATCTTCGAGCGGGTGCTGCCCGGCGCCGACCGGATGTATCCGGACACCGACTCCAAGCCCATCCCGCTGGAGGACAGCCATATCAAAAAACTGGGCCAGGACCTGCCCACCGATATCATCGAAAGATACCGCCAGCTGAAAACCTGGGGGGTGCCGGAGGATTCCCATCACTATCTGTTCACCCACAACCTGTACCCGGTCATCGAAAGAATAATAAAAGAACTGGGCCAGGACCCCAAAAGGACGGGAGCCCTGTTCGGGCATTATTTAAAATATATCGAGGGGCATTATCAAAGGTCTCCGGATTTCTCATACGACCGTATCTATGATCTGTACAAATACGTGACCGCCAGCAAGCTGGATGCCGAGATAGTTAAAACCATGCTGCCGGTGGTCTACCAGTATCCCAAGATGGATTTTGGCTCGGTGCTGGTGAACCTGGATTTCAAGCAGTTCTCCAAGGAGGAGATAGTTTCAAAGATCCCGTTCCTGAAAGACAAGTACAAAAACATAAAGACCTCGAAACTGCCTGAGGCTGAAAAGCATTGGGTCATGGGACAGCTGAGAAAGATGGCGGTGGGGAATGTGGGACTACCGGAATTAATGAAAAGCATCTGA
- a CDS encoding ribosome-binding factor A: protein MHFKRSSQVAEVIKREMSDIISNHIKDPRLGFITVTGVDLTDDLRYAKVFVSIFGEEDKRQESLKGLESAKGFIRREMGSRLRLRYCPDLSFRLDESIAYGDKIDRLLNQISPKEKPDDSQ, encoded by the coding sequence ATGCATTTTAAACGTTCCTCTCAGGTGGCCGAGGTGATAAAACGCGAGATGTCCGACATCATCTCCAACCACATCAAGGACCCCCGCCTGGGGTTCATCACCGTTACCGGGGTAGACCTCACCGATGACCTGCGCTATGCCAAGGTGTTCGTCAGCATCTTCGGGGAGGAGGACAAGCGGCAGGAATCCCTGAAAGGCCTGGAAAGCGCCAAGGGCTTCATCCGCCGGGAGATGGGCAGCCGTCTGCGCCTGCGCTATTGCCCCGATCTCTCCTTCAGGCTGGACGAGTCCATAGCCTACGGCGACAAGATAGACCGCCTGCTTAACCAGATCTCCCCGAAAGAGAAGCCCGATGACAGCCAGTGA